A region of the Pseudomonadota bacterium genome:
TCCTCGCTCTCGCCAGCGGCCGCCTCGAGCTCGCGGGTGAGGCGAGCAGCGTTGCTGATCGTGGCGTCAGCGCCGGCCTGGGCCGCTGCATTGGCGCTCTGGATACAGTCTTTGACCGTCGCTTCCGGCAGGACGCGCATGAGCGCGAAGCCGAGGATCTGGTTCTGCAGCTCCTGGTGGAAGATCTTCTTCGCCTCGAAGGTCTGACCGCGCCCCTTGAGCGCGCTCGCCACCTCTTCAGCGCCGCACACGGCAAGACAGAGCTTCTTCGTCTCCGCCATGTAGATGAATGAGTTGCCAGCCGTGGCCTGGCGCAGGGCCTGGGTCACCTCATTGAATGCCGGTGGGGCAACGGGCGCCGCGACCGGTGATGCAAACGGGGATTGATAGAACATGGCTGCTCCTTCCGCCGCTGGGTCAGGCCGAGGTCTCGGCCGCAGAGCTGTCTTCTGTCGACGCTTGTGCCTGCATCTGCTCGCGCAGGTTGTAGAGCAGCGTCTCCTTGTCACTGCCGTCGTGGGGGAAGATGAGAATCACCGACCGCAGATCAACAGCCACGGCAAGGCCGCTCTCCGGGTGGGAGAAGGTGAGCTGCGTGAACTTCTCCACGATCTTCGATTGCACCGTCTCGGCGCCGGTCCGGCCAGTCTCCGGCAGCACGAGCAGCACCTGCTGACCCCAGCGCACCGAGATGTCGATGTCGCGGATGACGGGGTCGATGGTACGTCCGAGGCCCTTGAGAATGGTGTACAGCATGTCGCTGCGCGCGGCATCGTCGAGACGCGGCTCGAACAAGATGAAGGCAAGCTCCCGGTTGAAGCGGCGCGCGCGCTGGATCTCGTTGTCGAGATCACTCCGAAGATACTGGTCGGTGGTCATTCCCGTGAGCCGATCTTTATCCGCCATGCCGAGATCCTCTCTCCCCGCTGATGGTCGCCCTGCTGAGTCGCACTCGAAGCGGCGGGCCACCGCGCGCAGTCTGGACGTTCCCGGCCCTGCGCTGCCTCGGTGCTTCTTCGGCACGGGGCGCCCCCCCTGCCGGCCTGCTCTCCGCACCGAGACCAGGCACACTCAGAGATCTCGCGCGCAGCGGAACCCGATGACCCCTTCAGTGTGATCCGGGGGCGCCGCGTGACGCACGCTGCACCGCAGGTCGACCGGGTCGTTCGAACGCCATGACCCTCCCCGAAGCACCCGTCTGGCCGTGCCGTTCACGACAGCGGGACTGCCGTAGGGGCCGTACCAGGTGTCGGTCCACTCCCAGACGTTGCCCGCCAGGTCGTGGCAGCCGAACACGGAGGCGCCGCGCGGGTGGCTTCCCACAGACAATGCGCCACGAGAGAGACCCTCGGCGTCGTGGCGGCACGCATGC
Encoded here:
- a CDS encoding diguanylate cyclase, which translates into the protein MADKDRLTGMTTDQYLRSDLDNEIQRARRFNRELAFILFEPRLDDAARSDMLYTILKGLGRTIDPVIRDIDISVRWGQQVLLVLPETGRTGAETVQSKIVEKFTQLTFSHPESGLAVAVDLRSVILIFPHDGSDKETLLYNLREQMQAQASTEDSSAAETSA